GTCCGCGCGGTGTGGGAAAGACTACTTGCGCCCGCATCTTCGCCAAGACCATCAACTGTATGAGTCCTACTGCAGAAGGTGAAGCGTGCAACCAATGTGAATCGTGTACAGCGTTCAACGAACAGCGGTCATACAACATCCATGAACTGGATGCCGCATCCAACAACTCCGTTGACGATATCCGCCAACTGGTGGAACAGGTGCGTATTCCGCCCCAGATAGGAAAATATAAAGTATATATCATCGACGAGGTACACATGTTGTCCGCTTCGGCTTTCAACGCTTTCCTGAAAACACTGGAAGAACCACCCCGTCATGCCATCTTTATCCTAGCAACTACAGAAAAGCACAAGATTCTGCCTACTATCTTGTCCCGTTGCCAGATATATGACTTTAACCGCATCAATGTGGATGATACGGTTGCCCATCTGGCATATGTTGCTTCAAAAGAAGGAATTACTGCCGAACCGGAAGCCTTGAATGTCATTGCACTGAAAGCTGACGGCGGCATGCGTGATGCTTTGTCTATTTTCGACCAGGTAGTCAGCTTCACCGGTGGGCACATCAGTTACCAAAGTGTTATTGAAAACCTGAATGTACTGGACTACGAATATTATTTCCGGTTGACGGATCATTTTCTGGCAAACCAGATCAGCGATGCATTGCTGTTACTGAATGATGTGCTGAATAAAGGTTTCGATGCCAGCCATTTCGTAACAGGATTGTCATCCCACTTCCGTGATTTACTTGTGAGTAAAGATCCCGCCACCCTGTCACTACTTGAGGTAGGTGCCAGCATCCGGGAGCGCTACCAGACACAGGCACAGAAATGTCCGCTACCTTTCCTGTATCGCGCTATGAAGCTTTGTAATGATTGCGATTTAAATTACCGCGCCAGTAAAAACAAGCGGTTACTGGTGGAACTGACTCTGATACAGATTGCCCAGCTTACCGCCGAGGGGGACGACGTCAGTGGTGGGCGTGGCCCTAAACAATCTATCAAACCCATATTCTCACAGCCTGCCGCCGCTCAGCAGCCACAGGCCGCACATGCTATGCCCCAACCGCAAGCAACAACTGCCACTCCGGCACAACCCCAGCCGGTGCAACAAGCTCCTGCAGCCCAGGCTGTCCCTGCATCTCCGCAAGTCCAACAGCCTTTTGGTTCGCAAACAGCTGCCATGCGCCCCACTCCTACTGCCGTATTAATGGCACAAGGAAAAGAGGAAAAGAAAATCCCTGTTATGAAGATGTCCGGTTTAGGAGTCTCAATCAAGCATCCACGGGGTGAAGAAGAAAAAAGGCAAGTAGCAGTATCAGCAACACAGCAAAATGTACAGCCTGAAGAAGATTTTATCTTCAATGAAAAAGATGTCAACTACTACTGGCAGGAATATGCCGGACGCCTACCCCAAGAGCAAACCGCCCTTGCCAAGCGTATGCAGGTTATTCACCTGACAATGCTGGATACAACTACATTTGAAGCCGTGGTGGAAAATGATATTGCAGCCAAAGAATTCACAGACCTGATCCCTACTCTGCAAGGCTACTTGCGCAAACGACTGAAAAACAGCAAAGCAACGATGACTGTCCGCGTCAGTGCCCCCACTGAAAAAGTGCGCGCATACAGCCGTGTGGAGAAATTCCAGTTGATGGCACAAAAGAATAATGCCTTAATGCAATTGAAAGAAGAATTCGGTTTAGAGCTTTATTGATGATTATAATTAAGTAATTGCAGTTTTTACCCAACAAATACTTTTGTTTTTTTAGTTTTATCATTACATTTGCGGATGAACTAACAAAACATATCTTTTACTTTGAGAAAAATTGCGATAATATCAG
This window of the Bacteroides intestinalis DSM 17393 genome carries:
- a CDS encoding DNA polymerase III subunit gamma/tau translates to MENYIVSARKYRPTTFESVVGQRALTTTLKNAIATGKLAHAYLFCGPRGVGKTTCARIFAKTINCMSPTAEGEACNQCESCTAFNEQRSYNIHELDAASNNSVDDIRQLVEQVRIPPQIGKYKVYIIDEVHMLSASAFNAFLKTLEEPPRHAIFILATTEKHKILPTILSRCQIYDFNRINVDDTVAHLAYVASKEGITAEPEALNVIALKADGGMRDALSIFDQVVSFTGGHISYQSVIENLNVLDYEYYFRLTDHFLANQISDALLLLNDVLNKGFDASHFVTGLSSHFRDLLVSKDPATLSLLEVGASIRERYQTQAQKCPLPFLYRAMKLCNDCDLNYRASKNKRLLVELTLIQIAQLTAEGDDVSGGRGPKQSIKPIFSQPAAAQQPQAAHAMPQPQATTATPAQPQPVQQAPAAQAVPASPQVQQPFGSQTAAMRPTPTAVLMAQGKEEKKIPVMKMSGLGVSIKHPRGEEEKRQVAVSATQQNVQPEEDFIFNEKDVNYYWQEYAGRLPQEQTALAKRMQVIHLTMLDTTTFEAVVENDIAAKEFTDLIPTLQGYLRKRLKNSKATMTVRVSAPTEKVRAYSRVEKFQLMAQKNNALMQLKEEFGLELY